One Thunnus thynnus chromosome 18, fThuThy2.1, whole genome shotgun sequence genomic region harbors:
- the LOC137169175 gene encoding uncharacterized protein: protein MTEQPSQDQPMCSAALAQKPDTLHIDMSPIDLEEVCFAIYKCLIQMTTQHLDILKDNLVNTELAALLADSCMDIVQSLAQIILDVVIPQVYRHRRTYGTFSPTVICLTEDEIHAYLGDSIQQALANSLRLPVQTLGHTKVFTELLVRHISKTVNSVLALSTQASILKSRVPVFFVGGCLTLFPDLKDMVRKIATILMASLNREEVWLRVNTQEAQSSQTTSIDNCNFLEVESPIFCFSTREGLKRFMKTYITRTVTVLKSRAHMPQRKSGMSSSNHGDVCIIIGSNTHILPVEDSEAHGQSAMSSYSGLDVIPGAVPDNDEAESLSETSPFNFVIVIGTTEDLVRDEAETITNIADELVQAVLGGDQRGSAETDSCQESVNGELEVVYCSKLKELTDRIFNLVMSGQDYQIPCLPAGMRMCDTVTYRKLRRGGVTNPGMVTQALYMRTEEFVSRCAVQALFWSTLNSLDSDILFGQYSQDSYMLSSGLDFVAVPVRAAGDCGIVRRVIPPPWHISNSSYDIIPELSEPIQLQLASIVHISLLTLLVGKMLASIDIRDGEMILEVVRKAVVQLQDTDPRLYDHFHASFMGQSYKDIGQTAINDLLLEFGSVEVMQEAVRARNPNFEEAFMRALRKQLRFPTPPVPHGNARKTMTCSFFKKFKRLCCKKTSKKGNKTPTVSLPTCDQDNNKLQEELLKDQTEQPQHPLMSRIAPSNRCICSSLREMFSSIARTLGRPFIACCCLESQESISTDGTVVSSIVLC, encoded by the exons ATGACAGAACAACCATCCCAGGACCAACCCATGtgttctgctgcactggcacagAAGCCTGATACTCTGCATATTGACATGTCTCCCATTGATCTAGAGGAAGTTTGTTTTGCCATCTATAAATGTTTGATCCAAATGACAACACA GCATTTGGACATTTTGAAAGACAACCTTGTGAATACTGAGTTGGCAGCTTTGCTCGCAGACTCTTGCATGGATATCGTACAGTCTTTAGCACAGATAATCCTGGATGTCGTGATACCGCAGGTCTACAGACACAGAAGAACCTATGGCACCTTTTCTCCAACAGTCATCTGTCTTACTGAGGACGAAATCCATGCCTACCTGGGGGATTCCATCCAACAGGCACTGGCTAATTCTCTGCGGCTCCCAGTGCAGACTTTGGGGCACACCAAGGTGTTCACAGAGTTGCTTGTTAGACACATTTCAAAGACAGTCAACTCAGTCCTGGCTTTATCCACTCAGGCATCCATCCTGAAGTCCAGAGTCCCAGTATTTTTTGTCGGTGGCTGCCTAACTTTATTTCCAGACCTCAAAGATATGGTTCGTAAGATTGCCACCATACTGATGGCAAGTTTGAACCGTGAAGAGGTGTGGCTTAGGGTCAATACTCAAGAGGCTCAGTCAAGCCAGACTACATCCATTGATAACTGCAACTTTTTGGAAGTGGAGTCCCCTATATTCTGTTTCAGCACCAGAGAGGGCTTAAAGAGATTTATGAAGACCTACATCACTCGCACAGTGACTGTACTAAAAAGCAGAGCTCACATGCCACAAAGGAAGAGTGGAATGAGCTCTAGCAATCACGGAGATGTCTGTATTATCATtggctcaaacacacacattctgccTGTGGAAGACAGTGAAGCTCATGGACAGTCTGCCATGTCTTCCTATAGTGGTTTGGATGTCATACCAGGTGCTGTACCTGACAATGATGAAGCAGAGTCCCTTTCTGAGACTAGTCCCTTCAACTTTGTCATTGTAATTGGCACAACAGAAGACTTAGTTCGTGATGAGGCAGAAACTATCACGAACATAGCTGATGAACTGGTACAAGCAGTGCTTGGAGGAGATCAGCGGGggtcagcagagacagacagctgtcaAGAGTCTGTCAATGGTGAGCTGGAGGTTGTTTACTGCTCTAAATTAAAAGAACTCACAGACAGAATCTTTAATTTGGTTATGAGTGGACAAGACTACCAGATTCCTTGCCTGCCCGCTGGAATGCGCATGTGTGACACCGTGACCTACAGGAAGCTGAGGAGAGGGGGCGTCACCAACCCGGGCATGGTCACTCAAGCCCTTTATATGAGGACGGAGGAGTTTGTTTCTCGCTGTGCTGTGCAGGCTCTCTTCTGGTCAACACTAAATTCACTGGACTCTGATATCCTGTTTGGACAGTATTCACAGGACTCATACATGCTGTCTTCGGGGCTTGACTTTGTGGCTGTACCAGTACGTGCAGCAGGAGACTGTGGAATAGTGCGTAGAGTAATTCCTCCTCCTTGGCATATTTCAAATTCCTCATACGATATCATCCCTGAGCTGTCCGAGCCAATACAGTTACAGTTGGCAAGCATTGTGCACATATCCCTGCTGACTCTCCTGGTTGGGAAAATGCTTGCCAGCATAGACATTAGGGATGGTGAAATGATTTTAGAGGTTGTAAGGAAAGCAGTTGTACAGCTTCAAGATACTGACCCGAGGCTGTATGACCATTTCCATGCCTCTTTCATGGGTCAAAGTTACAAAGACATTGGCCAGACGGCCATAAATGACCTTCTGCTGGAGTTTGGCTCAGTAGAAGTGATGCAGGAGGCAGTGAGAGCACGGAATCCCAATTTTGAGGAAGCTtttatgagagcactgagaaaACAACTGAGATTTCCTACACCTCCAGTGCCTCATGGAAATGCACGCAAGACAATGACCTGCAGTTTCTTCAAGAAGTTCAAAAGACTGTGTTGCAAAAAAACTTCTAAGAAGGGCAACAAGACCCCAACTGTCAGCCTTCCAACCTGTGACCAGGACAACAACAAGTTACAAG AGGAGCTCCTGAAAGACCAAACAGAGCAGCCCCAGCATCCACTCATGAGCAGGATAGCCCCCTCCAACAGGTGCATATGTTCGTCCTTAAGGGAGATGTTTTCCTCCATTGCTAGAACACTGGGCAGACCATTCATCGCTTGCTGCTGCCTAGAGAGCCAAGAAAGCATTAGCACAGATGGGACTGTGGTTTCTTCCATTGTTCTCTGTTAA